From a region of the Bacteroidota bacterium genome:
- a CDS encoding phytoene desaturase, giving the protein MIASHDIDKGADKHAVVIGAGFGGLAIANRLQSAGMQVTLLEKRPKVGGRAYQFEEKGYLFDMGPSLITAPALIDDIFQQAGRSASEFFSLIPLDPYYRVYFHDGTYFDYSGDTEKMKAQMRKFNPGDADRYDDFMAAIAPIYDEVITKKLGAQPFDTPGSMLRFTPRALQLKAFLPVTAYVNRYFKDFRHRFMFSFHPLFIGGHPFRAPSIYLMIPFLERVEGVWFTKGGMYTVVDALKRLFIEQGGKLQTDAEVSEIVVENGKTSGVKVNNEYMPADVVVSNADFAHTYKHLIDARWRKKWTDKKLDKIKYSMSCFLLYLGVKKQFPELEHHTLILSERYKGLVDDIFDNAPLPDDFSMYVHAPTKSDPDMAPPGCESIYILIPVSNLTSETDWNKERTAFTDKVLNFLEAWGMDGLKENLEVLKIFTPLEFESELNAYQGNAFAIEPKLTQTAYFRPHNRSEDVDGLYFVGAGTHPGAGVPGVILSAEATAGCVMHDLKIEAPALT; this is encoded by the coding sequence ATGATTGCTTCCCATGATATAGATAAAGGTGCAGACAAGCATGCTGTTGTAATCGGCGCCGGCTTTGGCGGGCTTGCCATTGCTAACCGACTTCAATCAGCCGGCATGCAGGTAACCCTGCTGGAAAAACGCCCTAAAGTAGGGGGCCGCGCCTACCAGTTTGAAGAAAAAGGATATCTGTTTGACATGGGCCCCAGCCTTATTACCGCGCCGGCCCTCATTGATGATATTTTCCAGCAAGCCGGGCGTTCAGCATCTGAATTCTTCAGCCTCATCCCACTTGACCCTTACTACCGCGTCTATTTCCACGATGGCACGTACTTCGATTACTCGGGTGATACCGAGAAAATGAAGGCGCAAATGCGAAAATTCAATCCAGGTGATGCAGATCGCTACGATGATTTTATGGCTGCCATCGCCCCGATTTATGACGAGGTCATCACCAAAAAACTCGGCGCTCAACCTTTTGATACGCCGGGTTCTATGCTGCGTTTTACTCCCCGCGCCCTCCAGCTTAAAGCATTCCTGCCTGTAACGGCTTACGTAAACCGGTACTTCAAAGATTTTCGGCACCGGTTTATGTTCAGCTTCCACCCGCTCTTTATCGGTGGACACCCGTTCAGGGCTCCCTCCATCTACTTGATGATTCCTTTCCTGGAAAGGGTTGAAGGCGTATGGTTTACCAAAGGCGGCATGTATACCGTAGTCGATGCGCTGAAGCGGCTTTTCATTGAGCAAGGCGGCAAACTACAAACCGATGCTGAAGTATCGGAAATTGTGGTTGAAAACGGTAAAACATCTGGCGTCAAAGTTAACAACGAATACATGCCGGCAGATGTAGTGGTCTCCAATGCAGACTTTGCCCACACCTACAAACATCTGATCGACGCGCGTTGGCGAAAGAAATGGACCGACAAAAAGCTGGATAAAATCAAGTACAGCATGAGTTGCTTCCTGCTGTACCTTGGCGTCAAAAAACAATTCCCCGAGCTTGAGCACCATACCCTCATTCTCAGTGAACGATACAAAGGGCTGGTCGACGATATTTTCGACAACGCCCCCCTCCCGGATGACTTTAGCATGTATGTGCATGCGCCAACCAAAAGTGATCCGGATATGGCGCCTCCGGGATGTGAGAGTATCTACATCCTGATCCCGGTCTCCAACCTTACTTCAGAAACGGACTGGAACAAGGAGCGCACAGCGTTTACCGACAAAGTGCTCAATTTCCTCGAGGCCTGGGGCATGGATGGGCTAAAAGAGAATCTGGAAGTGTTGAAAATCTTCACCCCGCTGGAATTTGAAAGCGAGCTGAATGCTTATCAAGGCAATGCTTTTGCCATCGAACCCAAGCTAACCCAGACTGCTTATTTCAGGCCGCATAACCGCAGTGAAGATGTTGACGGCCTCTACTTTGTAGGCGCTGGCACACATCCAGGCGCTGGGGTGCCCGGGGTCATTCTGTCTGCAGAAGCCACTGCAGGCTGCGTGATGCATGACCTTAAAATTGAAGCCCCGGCCCTGACCTGA
- a CDS encoding carotenoid biosynthesis protein produces the protein MKQSPRSISGSAWATRWPLAILFVFTAIAGIGYATFGRHPQLLQHTPQFAEFFSISFTFFAQTHILLTALCLCIYLTYRVQLRWLGGFAAVYLISLGSELTGTATGLPFGPYSYTSLLGPKWLDLVPVLIPLSWFTMALPSYFLAYITFPNSKQFLQRIGFGGLLLMLWDLALDPAMSYLTPYWQWGETGTYYGMPWINLAGWLLTGIVLMAALYLLKVDNWISRLSASWMVKYYLLVLMMPMVMVVVAGLWWSVGLTVVSMGLCALYINHKAVRFPGADNDGPKPLHEALETEELNDYFMHHSRSFSFAARFFSPEQHRLVTRLYAFCRTTDDIADIYGVRNGKEEALKQLEEWERRVHLSYQGIPSNITWLDELMTRSVQSGVPYQIISDLIEGVRSDLDKVELQTMAQLDRYTYCVASVVGIWLCYLFGVREQEVLDRAAALGRAMQVSNIMRDVGEDLRMHRLYLPAELMKRHGVTKDELLAMEAGTLRPTEAYKILVEDLLERAEADYNFAFRGLSAIPPSFARAAAVASEVYKGIHRSIRRNKYNNFQRRAYTRWYEKIYLAARALNRLRKTQKRPFIPANQSLPVADKNMGNGKQIPFSIIVVLLVFIQSLFINQATFATHGRTHTANLTVLQQQVVLMHESVIEELRAKYIAAVENEAMIVQAMTLIEKVDDKTPAIQAYAAAFDVLRAKHAFWPLKKMKHLRNGLPRLDALVARHPVEVEIRYLRLLSCYYLPRFLGRSDTVTQDFKALAYLLPDARASYPSQLYYDMVEFVASNSNLSQEERSSLHVILQEAPRMSTASR, from the coding sequence ATGAAGCAATCCCCAAGATCTATTTCTGGCAGCGCCTGGGCCACCAGGTGGCCCCTTGCCATTCTTTTCGTATTTACTGCCATTGCAGGCATCGGATACGCGACGTTTGGCCGGCACCCACAGCTGTTACAACACACCCCGCAGTTTGCCGAATTTTTCAGTATATCGTTCACCTTTTTTGCGCAGACGCACATTCTGTTAACGGCGCTTTGCCTTTGCATCTATCTGACGTACCGCGTGCAATTGCGGTGGTTGGGCGGATTTGCAGCAGTTTATCTTATCAGCCTTGGCAGTGAGCTTACAGGCACGGCAACGGGTCTGCCTTTTGGCCCTTATTCGTATACTTCCTTGCTTGGCCCCAAATGGCTCGACCTTGTCCCGGTACTCATTCCGTTGAGTTGGTTCACCATGGCGTTGCCGTCGTATTTTCTGGCCTACATCACATTCCCGAACAGCAAACAATTTTTGCAGCGCATTGGCTTCGGTGGCTTATTGCTCATGTTATGGGACCTCGCCCTCGACCCGGCAATGAGTTACCTGACCCCATACTGGCAATGGGGTGAAACCGGCACCTATTATGGTATGCCGTGGATCAATCTTGCCGGCTGGCTACTCACCGGTATCGTGCTCATGGCAGCACTTTATTTGTTAAAGGTCGACAATTGGATCTCCAGGCTTTCTGCTTCATGGATGGTCAAGTATTACCTGCTCGTGCTGATGATGCCGATGGTTATGGTGGTTGTGGCCGGCCTGTGGTGGAGCGTTGGGCTTACCGTCGTTTCAATGGGGCTTTGTGCGCTTTACATCAATCACAAAGCGGTGCGTTTCCCCGGCGCCGACAACGATGGCCCCAAGCCATTACACGAAGCGCTCGAAACGGAAGAGCTGAACGATTATTTCATGCACCACTCCCGCTCCTTTTCTTTTGCAGCGCGCTTTTTCTCCCCTGAACAACACCGCCTGGTAACGAGGCTCTATGCTTTTTGCCGGACTACAGATGATATTGCAGATATCTATGGTGTTCGCAATGGAAAAGAGGAGGCCCTGAAACAACTGGAAGAATGGGAACGGCGGGTGCACCTTTCTTACCAGGGTATTCCATCCAATATCACCTGGCTGGATGAATTGATGACACGCTCCGTGCAATCGGGCGTGCCTTACCAAATTATCAGCGACCTGATCGAAGGGGTACGTTCAGACCTCGACAAAGTAGAACTGCAGACCATGGCGCAGCTAGATCGCTATACGTACTGCGTAGCTTCTGTTGTTGGGATCTGGTTGTGCTACCTGTTTGGTGTACGTGAACAAGAAGTACTCGACCGGGCTGCTGCGCTTGGTCGTGCAATGCAGGTTTCCAACATCATGCGAGACGTAGGAGAGGACTTGCGAATGCACCGCCTCTACTTGCCGGCCGAATTAATGAAGCGACATGGCGTAACGAAAGACGAACTACTGGCCATGGAAGCCGGCACGCTCCGCCCAACTGAAGCCTACAAAATTCTTGTTGAAGACCTCCTCGAACGCGCAGAGGCAGATTACAACTTTGCCTTCCGCGGCCTTTCTGCCATTCCACCCTCTTTTGCCAGGGCAGCTGCTGTTGCATCCGAGGTGTACAAAGGTATTCATCGCTCCATTCGACGTAACAAATACAATAATTTCCAGCGCAGGGCCTACACCCGGTGGTATGAGAAAATTTACCTTGCCGCGCGCGCACTCAACCGGCTCAGAAAAACGCAGAAAAGACCGTTTATACCAGCAAACCAGTCTTTGCCCGTAGCAGACAAAAATATGGGAAACGGTAAGCAGATCCCTTTCTCGATTATTGTTGTCCTGCTGGTATTTATCCAGAGCTTGTTTATAAACCAGGCTACGTTTGCCACGCACGGTCGAACCCACACCGCTAACCTAACAGTTTTACAACAGCAGGTGGTTTTGATGCACGAGTCTGTCATTGAGGAGTTACGTGCAAAATATATTGCGGCCGTCGAAAACGAGGCGATGATTGTTCAGGCCATGACGCTTATTGAAAAGGTCGACGACAAAACGCCGGCCATTCAAGCTTATGCCGCCGCATTTGATGTACTCCGCGCAAAACACGCATTCTGGCCGCTAAAGAAAATGAAACACCTCCGGAACGGTTTGCCCAGGCTTGATGCATTGGTTGCAAGGCATCCGGTTGAAGTTGAAATCCGCTACCTGCGATTACTGAGCTGCTATTACCTGCCACGTTTCCTTGGCCGCAGCGACACAGTAACCCAGGATTTTAAAGCATTGGCCTACCTGTTACCCGACGCACGCGCATCCTACCCTTCACAACTGTATTACGATATGGTTGAGTTTGTCGCATCCAACAGCAATTTAAGCCAGGAAGAGCGATCATCACTCCATGTGATCTTGCAAGAAGCCCCCAGGATGTCGACTGCCTCACGGTAA
- a CDS encoding NADPH-dependent F420 reductase yields the protein MEIAILGTGRVGRVLGRRWAAAGHTVAFGSRTPGTAGNAELGALEGVSVMTPLEAVAGADIAVLATPWSAAEDVIASLDSLDGKILIDCTNPVGPNFTFEGKLGASGAERIAAKATGARVVKALNTTGAQNMAAPIVVGKNRLVMFICGDDDHAKQVVAGLVEQLGFEVADAGGLAQAYYLETLAMLWISQAFGRGWGSDFGFSILRRA from the coding sequence GGGCTGCTGCCGGGCATACGGTAGCTTTTGGGTCGCGTACCCCGGGTACAGCAGGAAATGCCGAGCTTGGTGCGCTAGAGGGTGTGTCGGTAATGACACCTCTAGAAGCTGTTGCGGGCGCTGACATCGCTGTACTTGCTACACCCTGGTCAGCAGCAGAAGATGTAATTGCATCGCTTGATTCACTGGATGGTAAAATTCTGATTGACTGTACCAATCCTGTTGGTCCAAATTTTACATTTGAAGGAAAGCTCGGTGCATCAGGTGCTGAGCGTATCGCTGCAAAGGCTACTGGTGCGCGGGTTGTCAAAGCGTTGAACACAACAGGTGCTCAAAATATGGCTGCCCCAATTGTTGTAGGTAAAAATCGACTCGTCATGTTCATTTGTGGTGACGATGATCATGCTAAACAGGTTGTTGCGGGCCTGGTAGAGCAACTCGGCTTTGAAGTTGCAGATGCTGGTGGGTTGGCACAGGCGTACTATCTGGAAACACTGGCCATGTTATGGATCTCCCAGGCTTTTGGCAGAGGTTGGGGATCTGATTTTGGATTTTCAATTTTGCGACGAGCCTGA
- a CDS encoding helix-turn-helix domain-containing protein — MPKIAEQNLLTTKQAAQLIDVHESSVKRWCKEGKIPCDVTEGGHRRISLHELLEFADTRNLHCSLSHFLPEIQLVWRGLRNAQNKKNYDILFNKGYTWLRQENQQLFTHLVKFCLEQGISFSELFDELISRALRQMGVDWQSNVLDIGTEHHMTEIVRDILHEIRLNPVELRVGSKKGGRSRQTIDPQPVAVVGCNAGNLHDLGAHAIRIILEERGWRAIYVGANVPADDLAKLQARHNASLVCISFVSASMINEAERFIEILSRFYNPSHPYHLAIGGYDFPPNAGLQLERPPFIEINTYRSTNAFTQWLDQYAKSVTV, encoded by the coding sequence ATGCCTAAAATAGCCGAACAGAACCTGTTAACCACAAAGCAGGCTGCACAACTTATCGATGTGCATGAGTCTTCTGTCAAGCGTTGGTGCAAAGAAGGTAAAATTCCGTGCGATGTCACCGAGGGCGGACATCGCAGAATTAGCCTGCACGAACTGCTTGAATTTGCAGATACCCGCAACTTGCATTGTTCACTCAGCCATTTCCTTCCAGAAATACAGCTTGTGTGGCGTGGGTTAAGGAATGCGCAAAATAAGAAGAATTATGACATCCTCTTCAATAAGGGATACACGTGGCTCCGCCAGGAGAACCAGCAATTGTTCACACATTTAGTTAAATTTTGCCTGGAGCAGGGCATCTCTTTCAGTGAGCTGTTTGATGAGTTGATTTCTCGGGCGTTAAGACAAATGGGTGTTGACTGGCAGTCGAACGTGCTTGATATCGGGACTGAGCACCATATGACGGAAATTGTCCGTGATATTTTGCATGAGATTCGTCTGAATCCTGTTGAACTACGTGTTGGTAGCAAGAAAGGCGGCAGAAGCAGACAAACGATCGATCCGCAACCCGTAGCAGTGGTTGGATGCAACGCAGGCAACTTGCACGACCTTGGCGCCCATGCCATTCGGATTATACTCGAAGAAAGAGGCTGGAGAGCAATCTATGTTGGCGCAAATGTGCCGGCAGACGATTTGGCAAAGTTGCAGGCTAGGCATAATGCATCTTTGGTGTGTATCTCGTTTGTCTCGGCTAGCATGATCAATGAAGCAGAAAGATTTATTGAGATATTGAGTCGATTCTACAACCCAAGCCATCCTTACCACCTGGCCATTGGCGGATACGATTTCCCTCCCAATGCCGGATTACAGTTGGAGCGGCCTCCTTTCATAGAAATCAACACCTATCGATCCACCAATGCATTTACGCAATGGCTCGATCAATACGCGAAATCAGTAACTGTATAG
- a CDS encoding 4-hydroxy-3-methylbut-2-enyl diphosphate reductase produces the protein MARKFDVPVFYRSPFITKVKEARRIQDPRKKDFTPSTLDFGPIRFHIARHFGFCYGVEQAVDIAYRALEENEGKRIFLLSEMIHNPHVNRDLQDRGMQFLRTTSGEQLIPFDTLTPEDVVLIPAFGASVEIEADLRARGIDTISYNTTCPFVEKVWKRSDQLGNKDYAIVVHGKRYHEETRATFSHARQKAPVVVVLNMEEAQDLADVITGKKDRAFFYTRFADRYSEGFDPDLHLSRIGVVNQTTMLASETAAIAALLRRAIIDRYGEDNLKDHFADTSDTLCYATNENQQATQALIEAGGDLAIIVGGYNSSNTSHLVELAELHMPAYFVNGAEAIGSPQEISHFDLHRKQVVATQDWLPEKQPVDIVLTAGASCPDAVLDEVMRKLLSWFPNARSEAEVLQPFVNATD, from the coding sequence ATGGCGCGTAAGTTTGATGTCCCTGTTTTTTACCGGAGCCCTTTCATTACCAAGGTAAAAGAAGCCCGGCGCATACAGGATCCTCGGAAGAAAGATTTTACTCCTTCCACACTCGATTTTGGACCGATACGATTCCACATTGCACGCCATTTTGGCTTTTGCTATGGCGTAGAGCAAGCTGTAGATATTGCATACAGGGCACTTGAGGAAAACGAAGGCAAGCGAATTTTCCTGCTTTCCGAGATGATTCATAACCCACATGTAAACCGGGATTTACAAGATCGGGGGATGCAATTTCTCCGCACAACGTCCGGTGAGCAATTGATTCCATTCGACACGCTCACGCCGGAAGATGTTGTCCTCATTCCTGCCTTCGGCGCGTCGGTCGAGATTGAAGCGGATTTGAGGGCGCGCGGGATTGATACAATCAGCTACAACACGACGTGTCCGTTTGTCGAGAAGGTTTGGAAACGAAGCGACCAACTCGGCAACAAGGACTACGCAATTGTTGTGCACGGCAAGCGGTACCACGAAGAAACACGCGCAACGTTTTCGCATGCGCGACAAAAAGCGCCGGTTGTTGTGGTGCTAAATATGGAAGAAGCGCAGGATCTTGCAGACGTAATCACAGGCAAAAAGGATCGTGCGTTTTTCTACACCCGGTTTGCTGACAGATATTCTGAAGGCTTTGATCCCGATTTACACCTGTCTCGTATTGGCGTGGTAAATCAGACGACGATGCTCGCCTCGGAGACTGCAGCCATTGCGGCCCTGTTACGCAGGGCCATCATCGACAGGTACGGCGAAGACAACCTGAAAGACCACTTTGCAGACACAAGCGATACGCTTTGTTATGCAACCAACGAAAACCAGCAGGCAACCCAGGCGCTAATAGAAGCCGGCGGTGATCTGGCAATTATTGTTGGCGGCTACAACTCATCTAACACCAGCCACCTTGTGGAATTGGCAGAACTGCATATGCCGGCCTATTTTGTAAATGGTGCGGAGGCCATTGGTTCGCCACAAGAGATCTCCCACTTTGATCTCCATCGAAAACAAGTAGTAGCAACCCAAGACTGGCTGCCAGAAAAACAACCGGTAGACATTGTGCTAACAGCCGGCGCCTCCTGCCCGGATGCCGTGCTCGATGAAGTCATGCGAAAACTGCTCTCATGGTTCCCAAACGCACGTAGCGAAGCAGAAGTCTTGCAACCGTTTGTGAACGCTACTGACTAA